In Ornithodoros turicata isolate Travis chromosome 1, ASM3712646v1, whole genome shotgun sequence, the DNA window CCGTCatggggtggaactgacgctttacgaagcacatcagacaacccaacacaaaatagagggctcgtccgggatttgaacccgggacctctcgcaccctaagcgagaatcacacccctagaccaacgagccggcgATTGGTCGGATTCTCGAACTATTACACAAAGTCATCGTTATTCACAGAGAAAACATGTAGCCGTCatggggtggaactgacgctttacgaagcacatcagacaacccaacacaaaataaaggtctcgtccgggatttgaacccgggacctctcgtaccctaagcgagaatcacacccctagaccaacgagccggcgATTGGTCGGATTCTCGAACTATTACACAAAGTCATCGTTATTCACAGAGAAAACATGTAGCCGTCatggggtggaactgacgctttacgaagtacatcagacaacccaacacaaaacAGAGGgttcgtccgggatttgaacccgggacctctcgcaccctaagcgagaatcatacccctagaccaacgagccggcgATTGGTCGGATTCTCGAACTATTACACAAAGTCATCGTTATTCACAGAGAAAACATGTGGCCGTCatggggtggaactgacgctttacgaagcacatcagacaacccaacacaaaatagagggctcgtccgggatttgaacccgggacctctcgcaccctaagcgagaatcacacccctagaccaacgagccggcgATTGGTCGGATTCTCGAACTATTACACAAAGTCATCGTTATTCACAGAGAAAACATGTAGCCGTCatggggtggaactgacgctttacgaagcacatcagacaacccaacacaaaatagagggctcgtccgggatttgaacccgggacctctcgcaccctaagcgagaatcatacccctagaccaacgagccggcgATTGGTCGGATTCTCGAACTATTACACAAAGTCATCGTTATTCACAGAGAAAACATGTTGCCGTCatggggtggaactgacgctttacgaagcacatcagacaacccaacacaaaatagagggctcgtccgggatttgaacccgggacctctggcaccctaagcgagaatcatacccctagaccaacgagccggcgATTGGTCGGATTCTCGAACTATTACACAAAGTCATCGTTATTCACAGAGAAAACATGTAGCCGTCatggggtggaactgacgctttaaTCATTCTGGTTCCGGGCACCGAGAGGTACGGACGCAGGATGAGCTCGCTCCGGGCGGTGACAACGGCTTCGAGCCGGGATGAACTTAGGCCTAGTGGTACCGAAAAAGACTACAGGATAATCATGCCCACCATAAACGCAGGTAATTTTTCTGCTACAACTCTTCTATTGCACGCAGACCCGTCTGCTAAGCCTTACAAGATATTGGATTTTGACGCACCGTTGAAGGAAGTGGTTCAACGGAAGACGATCCGTGCTATAGGAGCTTACAGATATAATCATGTGTGGGCTATCACGTTTGACAACGAGGCAGAGAAACAACGTCTtctcagaaagaaagaaataacgGTAAAAGAGAAAAGGTGTATCGTCGTGGACCCACATTCGAAGGACGTATCAATAAAACTACACTGGATATCCACTCAGATACCGAACGAGGAAATCAACGTGGCTTTGTCGGACTACGGCGAGGTTATGGATATAGTTCGGGAGAAGTGGAAATGCGAGGAGTTTGCAGGAATAGAAACCATGACCAGAACTGTAAAGCTGCGCTTGAATGAAAACTACAGTGTTGACCGCATACCATACATGATCTATATACGAGGCGACCCTATTCTGCTAGCAGTGCCTGGAAAACCGCCACTCTGCCTGCGGTGCAAAGAAATCGGGCACATTCGCAGTCAGTGCAGGGCCACGTGGTGCAGAAAATGTAGAACTTTCGGACACGACGCAGATGACTGCGTGCAATCTTACGCAAGCAAGACAAAACCGAAGGTGAATGAAATCAATGTGGAACATTTGATGGACCATGAAGAAACAGGAAATAGCGAAGAGATTAATGCACAAGACAAGGAAGGGAAAAAGGACGTCACACAAGATAACACCCCAATCAGCACAGACACAGCGATAGTTCGCAAAGATGATGATAGCAGCCAGAAGGATGACAGCGATATGGATATAGTCGAAGTGGAGGGAAAAGTGGTGAAGCGTAAAAGACGCGACAAACAGAACACGATAGGAAAAGACTATTTAAAAGAACACAGGCGAGACGCGAGATCAGAAAGCCGCTGGAAGAAGGCTGATGCTATGAGACCGCAATTTGCGCTGGAAGAGATCGGGGCATCCCAGCTTGACGATGTGCACTTTACCGACACATAACAGAACGCTTGCTGTCCTTTTGAAAGCCTTCAATTATGGAAAAAAAGCTTAAAGTAGGAACTTTAAACACATACAGCTTAATCCGGCGAAACAGGAAACAATGGCTGATGGAAACAGTAGATGAGCGTAGGCTCGATATTGTATGCATTCAAGAAACAAAGATTTCGACAGTGGACCAGGAGAACGAACTTGTCAATTTTTTCAAGCAAAAGTTCTGGTGCTACCACTCTGCAGGCTGCGGGCGCAGTGCTGGAACGGCGATTTTAATAAGGAAGCGGCGAAGCTTTACCGTAGTTGATCTTGTTTTAGACCAAGGAGGACGGTTCACGTGTGTCGACCTTCTCATACACAGAAACCTAATTAGACTTCTATGCATCTACGCTTCAAATAGTAGCGAGGACCGTAAAATGTTCTTCCGTGACCTGAGAAGTTTTGTGGACATTCCAGCAAAGGTTATGCTTTGTGGGGACTTCAATGTCGTGACGGGCAAAAAGGACTGCAGCTATACTTTCCGGAGCGATCCCAGTGTGGCAGAGTTGAAGGGAATGTTGAGAGACTTCAGCCTTGTTGACGTAGCGGAAGAACAGTCCGACAATACTCTTCGTTATACTCATTGGCAAGGTGCATCATACGCGAGACTGGATAGGATCTACATGTCGGCAGATTGGATAGCAATGGCCGAAAACTATCTCGTCACCCCAGTGGCCTTTTCTGATCACGGACTGGTAAGCGTGGAGGTGAATTTCAACAGACGAAGAACCCCCTCAAAAGTTACAGGGTCAAGCACTTGGAAACTCAATGAGAGCATTTTAGAAGACGAAGACTTCACGCAACAACTAGACCAACTTATAGAAGAATATGGGACCACCAATGAAGTTAATGCTGTTACGTGGGAAATGTTTAAAGGAACCCTCAAGAAGAAGGCTATATCTTTCAGTGAAGTGAAAAAGCACAAAGAGCGGGCAGAAATCAGGTGTTTAATGCAGGATCTTCTCACACTTGTTTCAGAGGAGAGCATCAATCCTGGTGGTCACAAAGAAGATATACAGCTGGTGAAGAAAGATATACTTTGCATCATGGAAAGACGCTTTAAAGGAGCAGAGATTAGAAGCAGGCTGAATGCATTGTCGAGAGAGGAACAGCCTAGCAAGGTGTTCCTGTTGCGAGAAAAGGAAAGGGCATGCGAAAACGAGATAACGTCCGTGAAAGTGGGGGAGACAACCGTAGAAACCCAACAGGAAATCCAAGAATCGTTCCACAAGACGTACACCCAGCTCTTCACTTCCCAACCCCCAGCAGACTCGCCGGAAACGCTACGATACTTGGAAAACTTGCCTGCGGTCAAAGAGGACTTATCAGAGGTAATGAACTCACCAATATCGGTGGAAGAAATAGAAAAGGCAATCAAGAAACTGGGCCGGAACAAATCACCGGGGCCCGATGGTATAGGATCTCTCTTTTACAAGAAGTTCTCAACGCAGCTATCGCCTATCCTGAAAAGAGTGTTCGACGATATTTCAGCCCGCAAGCTCTTGCCACCATCTATGCGACAAAGCTACACCGTGCTCATTCCGAAGAGGACTGTCAAGAAGGGTGAAGCGCCCACGGTGAATGACTTCCGTCCGATCAGTCTGGTATGTACAGATTACAAAATCTTGGCGAAAACCCTAACGAATCGACTGGAAGCCTGCTTAACCACGGTTGTAGGATTACACCAAGCATACGGAATGAAAAGGAGATCAATTGCAAGAAACTTGCACATCATGAGGACAGCATGTGAAGCAGCGGAAGCTCTGGCTGTGAAACTTGGCATCCTCCAAGTGGACCTGAAACAGGCTTTCGATCGCGTCAATCATCAATTCCTCTGGGAAGTTTTAAAGAAGCTAAGGGTGGGAGAGTACCTAGGAAACTGGATAAGAGTGTGCTACACGGACATTTGCACCAGACTTGTCATAAATGGAAAGGTCAGCGCTCCGATAAACATTCATACTTCAGTACGTCAGGGTTGCCCACTCTCTCCCCTTCTGTTTGCAGCGTACCTGGAGCCGCTGTGCCGGAATATTTTGGCTAACAATCGCATCACAGGATTGCAGATTGGAGCAGAGACCGTCAAGCTGTTGGCTTATGCTGATGACGTTGCGGTGGTGTGCACATCGAGAGAGGGAATAGATGAGACTATGGAATCCATCAAGGAGTTCGCAACGTTATCCGGTGCAGAGGTAAACCTCAAGAAGACCATTGGAGCATGGCTGGGGCCGTGGAATGAAACACCCTCCGTGTTCCTCGGTATTCAGTGGACTACAAGATTAGACAAATACTTGGGTATCCCATTCGACCTACGAACGCCAACGGATCAGCTTTGGAGAACAAAAGTTAGTAGCCTCAGGGGAGCGTTGATACCTTGGCATGGCCGTTATCTCTCCTTATTCAACAGAGCTTACATCTGCAATTCAAGTTTGTATTCGGTTGTACTGTACACAGCACAATGCAGTAGATATAACAACGGGATGATAAACAAGTTTCACAGAACCTGCGCCACCTTCGTCTGGAATTCCCCCATGGAGAAGATGCGAAGAACCAACCTCTTCTGGAGTTTGAAGAGAGGGGGACTTGGGCTAGTCAATCTGGAGATTAAGATGAAGGTCCAACGCTTCCTCTACTTTAGAGACAACTCCGACCCATTCTTAAGAAGTGGCTTACAAGCGCTCGGCGGAGATCACCTATCTAGGTGGACGGTGCTAGCGGGATGCTACCTAGGAAAGAAACATGTAAGAGCTTTCTACCGAGAGGTTGCTGCTGCAGTCAGATTCTTCGAGCAGCGATTTTCCTGGGAGTATCTCTGTACAGTGAAAAAGAAGAATCTCTACTGGGACACTATAGAGACTGTCCTACCAGACCCCCTGTACCGGCACCCCGGCCTTTCGCCACTGGCTGAGAACGTCCTTCGGAGGCTTCGAAGGTTCCCCGTTCCAACGGGCACCAAGGATATGTTCATCAGATTCCATTGCGAGGTACTGCCAGTCAAAGTGTGGCTTCGGAAAAAAGGGTTCTTCGTGCCGTGGTCTTTGAATTGCGACCTGTGCGGAGCAGAGGAGACTCTCTTCCATGTATTCGTAACTTGCAAAAGAGCCAGGGACTTCTGGGATGATTTTCGACTGCATACGAAGCTCGATGTAAACATCGACTGGATGTCCCTGAAGTACTTGGTGTTCGACGCCTATTCTGAGAACGACGCTGCAGCTACCCTAGTGGTAAGTGGACTCCATGGAATATGGCGCTTTCGTATGGCCATCGCAGACGGCAAAGTGAATCCAAAAACGCCATGGAACTGCTTCATGGGTACCCTTGCTTGGATAGAGGCTACTTTGGTCGCTCGCACAGATGCTGCAGACACTCTCACAGACGCTTTGAAGTTACTCTTCGAAACAATGAAGAAAGGGAAGACAACCCCAAGGAAAGCTGAGTGATGCGGATCCGCGCTCAGCGAACTAAAGGGTCACGAATAGCACAGCAGGGAAATTCCGCCACCGGACAAACAACGCTGCACAAGTCTGAAGGCTTCGGCCAAAGTGGACGGCGGGGTGCCTCCACGCTCTTAGTGCTTTTATTACAAAACTGTAAAAATACTaataaaaagtaaagaaaaaaggaactgacgctttacgaagcacatcagacaacccaacacaaaatagagggctcgtccgggatttcaacccgggacctctcgcaccctaagcgagaatcatacccctagaccaacgagccggcgATTGGTCGGATTCTCGAACTATTACACAAAGTCATCGTTATTCACAGAGAAAACATGTAGCCGTCatggggtggaactgacgctttacgaagcacatcagacaacccaacacaaaatagagggctcgtccgggatttcaacccgggacctctcgcaccctaagcgagaatcatacccctagaccaacgagccggcgATTGGTCGGATTCTCGAACTATTACACAAAGTCATCGTTATTCACAGAGAAAACATGTAGCCGTCatggggtggaactgacgctttacgaagcacatcagacaacccaacacaaaatagagggctcgtccgggatttgaacccgggacctctcgcaccctaagcgagaatcatacccctagaccaacgagccggcgATTGGTCGGATTCTCGAACTATTACACAAAGTCATCGTTATTCACAGAGAAAACATGTAGCCGTCatggggtggaactgacgctttacgaagcacatcagacaacccaacacaaaatagagggctcgtccgggatttcaacccgggacctctcgcaccctaagcgagaatcatacccctagaccaacgagccggcgATTGGTCGGATTCTCGAACTATTACGCAAAGTCATCGTTATTCACAGAGAAAACATGTAGCCGTCatggggtggaactgacgctttacgaagcacatcagacaacccaacacaaaatagaaggttcgtccgggatttgaacccgggaccgctcgcaccctaagcgagagccatacccctagaccaacgagccggcgATTGGTCGGATTCTCGAACTATTACACAAAGTCATCGTTATTCACAGAGAAAACATGTAGCCGTCatggggtggaactgacgctttacgaagcacatcagacaacccaacacaaaatagagggctcgtccgggattcgaacccgggacctctcgcaccctaagcgagaatcatacccctagaccaacgagccggcgATTGGTCGGATTCTCGAACTATTACACAAAGTCATCGTTATTCACAGAGAAAACATGTAGCCGTCatggggtggaactgacgctttacgaagcacatcagacaacccaacacaaaatagagggctcgtccgggatttcaacccgggacctctcgcaccctaagcgagaatcatacccctagaccaacgagccggcttttttttttccaccttttattaacaaaacacacaagtgCACACAACTACAAGTACGTCGCAACGCCGTGGGCCATTACAAAACGtctaaagaggaaactgaagacCTTTTGAATTTGTCCATACGATTTTACAAGTACGTAAGGGCATCAGACAATGTTTCTAACCAATCTGGCAGCTCTAAACATCGCATAAGGCACAGCTTAAGTTGAGATATTTCTATCTTAAAGTACTTCATAGGAGGCATTAACGGTTCTTCGTTCCTGTCAGCCATACGAAGTTTCCACAGACAGTACAAGGCTATAAGCATGACAATATCGTACCTGACTGTTTCCCTCGGGTGTAATGGGAGAAACCGTATGGTGTGTGGGTTAAGCCGAAGTCGAGTTTTGAAAACTTTATACTGGAGATCGTCCCAGAAGAACTGGGCTTCTGTGCAGTCTAAGAAAAGGTGATCATGCGTTTCAGGAACTTTGCAGAACCTGCAGTCTGCCGACCAGGGCACGTATATGCCCTTCTGCGCGAGCCATGCCTTGACAGGTAGTGTTGACGTATGAAGTTTGTAAAAGAATGTCTTCATGTTTGGTTTGATTGGCATCCTTTGGACTCGAACCAAAACATCCCTGCCTGGCCAAGTGGGTGGAATATCTCGATAGACAGGCACAGGGAACAATGTATCGATCAAGTGGGCCGCCAGCGTTTTCTTGTTGACAGACAAAAGGTATTCAAGGGTAAACCTGGCTTTCAAAAACAGCATGCACTCAACGACCTCCTTGAAAAAGCCTGTTAACCGCATCGTTCCCTCTGTGAACGTGACGTGTAACTCCGGGATGTAATTATATGTAAGGATGCGTTTCACTCCCTCGAGAACTGGATGCAGCTCCTCACGAATGAACCAGAGTCTCATGACCAGTTGTTTGACAAAGAGGTGCTGTAGGCCGAGGCCTCCATCACGAAGTTTTC includes these proteins:
- the LOC135378859 gene encoding uncharacterized protein LOC135378859 → MRRTNLFWSLKRGGLGLVNLEIKMKVQRFLYFRDNSDPFLRSGLQALGGDHLSRWTVLAGCYLGKKHVRAFYREVAAAVRFFEQRFSWEYLCTVKKKNLYWDTIETVLPDPLYRHPGLSPLAENVLRRLRRFPVPTGTKDMFIRFHCEVLPVKVWLRKKGFFVPWSLNCDLCGAEETLFHVFVTCKRARDFWDDFRLHTKLDVNIDWMSLKYLVFDAYSENDAAATLVVSGLHGIWRFRMAIADGKVNPKTPWNCFMGTLAWIEATLVARTDAADTLTDALKLLFETMKKGKTTPRKAE